Below is a window of Impatiens glandulifera chromosome 2, dImpGla2.1, whole genome shotgun sequence DNA.
GGCAAATAATGAGGTGGAATCGAACGCACTCCGTGGAGTAGAATGGGAAGTTGTTTCACCTACAACATCGGCTGCTGCTGCTCCTAGTATAGAACAAGTTGAATGTGATACAGATGAAGATCAAGCTGATAATACGTTGCGAGCTCTTTTTATGTCTGGTCATTTTGTTTTCCCACCAAGTCAGCACGAGAATTTACCCATAGAACCAGAGACTATACAAATGGATACATTATCTGATATGATGGAAGGAGATGTCATAGATGAATCAACTAATCAGGAACATTTGAAGGATGATAAGCAAAATGATGCTCCTGAACTTCCCTGTAATGCTTGGTGGAAGAGACGAGCTGTTTCAATATATACACATGCTAAAGACACAAATGCATTTTGGTCCATTTTTGTTGCGGCAGCTGTTATGGGTATTGTCATTATTGGACAGCAATGGCAGAAGGAAAGGTGGCAGGTTTTGCAACATAAGTGGCGGTTCCTTTTAGATGAGGTACGTCCGAAACTGTGTAAACTATTTAACCAAACTATAATGCAAACCCATCATTTCCTTAGATTTGGCTCATTTTCTACTGCATGACAGAAAATGGGAAGGATGCTGGTCCGCCCTATGTCTCGATTGAAATATGTAAT
It encodes the following:
- the LOC124924031 gene encoding ATG8-interacting protein 1; this encodes MANNEVESNALRGVEWEVVSPTTSAAAAPSIEQVECDTDEDQADNTLRALFMSGHFVFPPSQHENLPIEPETIQMDTLSDMMEGDVIDESTNQEHLKDDKQNDAPELPCNAWWKRRAVSIYTHAKDTNAFWSIFVAAAVMGIVIIGQQWQKERWQVLQHKWRFLLDEKMGRMLVRPMSRLKYVIAGGNRSGSLADH